The following DNA comes from Terriglobales bacterium.
GTCTTTGCCTACCACGCTCCCCTGTAATCGCGAAACCACAGGTTCTTGATCCTTAGGGCATTTCCCCTGAGTGAAGTACCACACACTCGCCGCCGTAATGACGAACCAAATCGCACCGACTGCTGCGATAATCTTGATCACCCTTTCCACTCCTCCATCATCTTCACGAAATCCCTGAACAAATAGTGCGAGTCGTGCGGCCCCGGCGATGCTTCCGGGTGGTACTGCACGCTGAACAGCGGCAAGTTGCGGTGGCGCAGGCCTTCGAGCGTGTTGTCGTTCAGGTCGATGTGCGTCAGGTCGACTTCCGAGGTCGAGAGCGACTCCGGGTCGACGGCAAAATTGTGGTTGTGCGCCGTGATCTCGATCTTGCCGCTCGCCATCTGCTTCACGGGGTGGTTCCCGCCGTGGTGGCCGAACTTGAGCTTGTAGGTCTTGCCGCCGAGCGCGAGGCCAATGAGCTGGTGGCCGAGACAGATGCCAAAGATGGGCTTCTTCCCCATCAGGCGGCGGATGTTCTCCTGCGCGTAGGTGCAGGGTTCGGGGTCGCCCGGGCCGTTGGAGAGGAAGACGCCGTCAGGATTGAGCGCGAGCACGTCTTCGGCGTTGGTCTCCGCCGGGACGACCGTCACCTTGCAGCCTTCGCTCGCCAGCTTCCTGAGGATGTTGTGCTTGATGCCGAAGTCGTAGGCCACCACGTGGAAGCGCGGCGGCGCGTCTTTCACGCCGACCACTTCCGTGGGCTCGATCGATCGCTCG
Coding sequences within:
- the carA gene encoding glutamine-hydrolyzing carbamoyl-phosphate synthase small subunit codes for the protein MQAILALEDGRIFKGKGFGAKGECYGEVVFNTSITGYQEIFTDPSYAGQIVVLTNPEIGNYGTNPEDNEATRPYIEGLVTREFSKISSNWRSQEVAEEYLEKFKIPVISDIDTRALVRHLRDNGCKRGVISSIESDIDKLIEKARAIPIMVGQDLAKVVTTKQRYQWELGERSIEPTEVVGVKDAPPRFHVVAYDFGIKHNILRKLASEGCKVTVVPAETNAEDVLALNPDGVFLSNGPGDPEPCTYAQENIRRLMGKKPIFGICLGHQLIGLALGGKTYKLKFGHHGGNHPVKQMASGKIEITAHNHNFAVDPESLSTSEVDLTHIDLNDNTLEGLRHRNLPLFSVQYHPEASPGPHDSHYLFRDFVKMMEEWKG